The Amycolatopsis jiangsuensis nucleotide sequence GCGAGGACGCGAAGGTCAACCTCGGCGCGGTGCTCATCATCGCGGTGCTCACCGTGGTCGCGGTCCTGGGCATCAAGTACTCGTCCTGGCTGACGAACCTGCTGGTGATCGTGAAGGTCGCGGTGTGCGTGCTGATCGTCGTGGTGGGCGTGTTCTTCATCAAGGGCGCCAACCTGACGCCGTTCGTGCCGCCCTCGCAGCCGCCCTCGGGCGGCACCGCGGTGCTGGAACAGCCGGTGGTGCAGGCAGCGCTGGGCATGCAGCAGTCGGTGTACGGCTTCGCGGGCGTGGTCGCCGCGGCGGCCGTGGTCTTCTTCTCCTACACCGGGTTCGAGGCACTCGCGAACCTCGGCGAGGAAACCATCAACCCGCGCAAGGACCTGCGCGTGGGCATCCTCGGTGCGCTTGCCCTGTGCACGGTGCTCTACGTCGCGGTTTCGATCGTGCTGACCGGCATGGTCCCGTTCACCGACATCGACGCCGGTGCCCCGCTCGCGGCCGCGTTCGACAGCGTCGGCCAGCACTGGGTGGGCGCGCTGATCTCCCTCGGCGCGGTCACCGGGCTGACCTCGGTGATGATGGTCGAACTGGTCACCATCGGCCGGATCGGCTTCGCGATGGGCCGCGACGGCCTGCTGCCCAAGGCGATCGGCACCACGCATCCGCGCTGGGGCACCCCGCACCGGATGACCATCGGCGGCGCCGTGCTGATCGCCGTGCTCGCCGCCTTCGTGCCGATCGACGCGCTGTCGGACATGGTGAGCATCGGCGCGCTGTCCGCGATGATCATCGTCGCGGTGGCGGTCCCGGTGCTGCGCAAGCGGCGGCCGGACCTGAAGCGCCCGTTCACCGTGCCGTTCTCCCCGGTGCTGCCGATCATCGCCGCGCTGGCCTGCTTCTACCTGATGCTGAACCTGGACGTGCTCACCTGGATCCGGTTCGCCGCCTGGCTGGTGCTCGGCCTGCTCATCTACTTCTTCTACGGGCGCAAGCACTCCCGGCTGGCCGCGCGCGAGGAGAGCTGAGCCGCCCCCGTATCGTGGGCGCATGTACAAGCCGGTGCCCGCGCAGGTGGACCTGCCTGCGGTAGACCACGAGGTCCTCGATTTCTGGCGAACGCACGACGTGTTCGCGCGCAGCCTGGAGCAGACCGCGGGCCGGCCCGGCTGGATTTTCTACGAGGGCCCGCCCACGGCCAACGGCATGCCGGGCACGCACCACATCGAGAGCCGGGTGTTCAAGGACGTCTTCCCGCGGCACCGGACGATGAAGGGCTACCACGTGGCCCGCAAGGCCGGCTGGGACTGCCACGGCCTGCCGGTCGAACTCGCCGTGGAGAAGGAGCTCGGGCTCGCCGGGAAGCCGGACATCGAGAAGTACGGCATCGCCGAGTTCGCCGCGCGGTGCCGCGAATCGGTCACCCGGCACACCGACGCGTTCGCCGAGCTGACCGAGCGCATGGGTTACTGGGTCGACCTGGACGACGCGTACCGCACCATGGACCCGGAGTACATCGAGTCGGTGTGGTGGTCGCTGAAGCAGATCTTCGACCAGGGCCTGCTGGTCGAAGACTTCCGCGTCGCGCCGTGGTGCCCGCGGGACCAGACCGCGCTTTCGGACCACGAACTGGCCCAAGGCTACGAAACCGACGTGGATCCCTCGGTCTATGTACGGTTCCCGCTGACCTCGGGGCCGCTCGCCGGTACCGCCGCGCTGCTGGTCTGGACGACCACCCCGTGGACGCTCGTCTCCAACACCGCGGTGGCCGTGCACCCGGACGTCACCTACGTCGTGGCCACCGACGGGACCGAGCGGCTGGTCGTCGCGGACGAGCTCGTCGGGACGGCGCTGGGCGAGGGCTGGACGCGCACCGGCGAGTCGTTCCGCGGCACGGAGCTGGAGCGCTGGACCTACCGCCGCCCGTTCGAGCTGGTCGACGTGCCGAACGCGCATTTCGTGATCCTCGCCGGCTACGTCACCACCCAGAGCGGCACCGGCCTCGTGCACCAGTCCCCTGCCTTCGGAGCGGACGACCTCGCCAGCTGCCGCGCCTACGGCCTGCCGATGGTCAACCCGGTCCGCCCGGACGGCACCTTCGAACCGCGGGTGCCGCTGGTCGGCGGGATGTTCTTCAAGGAGGCCGACGCCCCGCTCGTCACCGATTTGCGCGAACGCGGCCTGCTGCTGCGGGAGCAGCCGTACGAGCACAGCTATCCGCACTGCTGGCGGTGCCACACCGCGCTGATCTACTACGCGCAGCCTTCCTGGTACGTGCGCACCACCGCGGTCCGCGACAAGCTGCTGCGAGAGAACGAGCGCACGACCTGGCATCCGGAGACGATCAAACACGGCCGGTACGGCGACTGGCTGACCAACAACGTCGACTGGGCGCTGTCGCGGTCGCGGTACTGGGGCACGCCGCTGCCGATCTGGCGCTGCCCGGACGACCACCTCACCTGCGTGGGCTCGTTGGCCGAGCTGAGTGAGCTGGCCGGCCGTGACGTGTCCGATGTGGACCCACACCGGCCGTACCTGGACGAGATCGTGTTCCCCTGTCACTGCGGGAAAACGGCCCGCCGGGTGCCGGAGGTGATCGACGCCTGGTACGACTCGGGCTCGATGCCGTTCGCGCAGTTCGGCTATCCGCACCGGAACAAGGAACTGTTCGAGAGCAGCTACCCCGCGCAGTTCATCTGCGAGGCGATCGACCAGACGCGCGGCTGGTTCTACACGCTGATGTCGGTGGGCACGCTGGTCTTCGACCGCTCCGCCTACGAGAACGTGGTCTGTCTCGGGCACATCGTGGCCGAGGACGGCCGGAAGATGTCCAAGCACCTCGGCAACATCCTCGAACCGCTGCCGCTGCTGGAGCGCCACGGCGCGGACGCGGTGCGATGGTTCATGGCCGCGGTGGGCTCGCCGTGGGCGAACCGGCGGGTCGGGGACACCACGCTGCAGGAAGCGGTCCGCAAAACCCTGATGACGTACTGGAACACCGTGGCCTTCCAGGCGCTCTACGGCCGTACCGCCGGCTGGATGCCCTCGGCCGCGGACCCGGCGCCGCGGGAGCGGCCGGTGCTGGACCGCTGGCTGCTGTCGGAACTGCACGACCTGGTGCGCCGGACGGACGCCGCGATGGAGGCGTTCGACCTGCAGGAGGCCGGGAAGCTGCTGGCCGGTTTCGTCGACGACCTGTCCAACTGGTACGTCCGGCGCAGCCGCCGCCGGTTCTGGCGCGGTGACCCGGCCGCGCTGGCGACCCTGCACGAAGCGGTCCGCACGCTGACCCTGCTACTCGCGCCGATCACCCCGTTCGTCACCGAACGGGTGTGGCAGGACCTCGTGGTGCCGGCGGAACCGGAGGCGCCGCTTTCGGTGCACCTGGCGACCTATCCGGTCGCCGAGGAGTCCTTGGTCGATCCGGCATTGCGGGAGCAGATGGACCTGGCACGCCGCCTGGTCGAACTCGGCCGCACCGCGCGTGCCGAGTCGGGGATGAAGATCCGGCAGCCGCTCTCCCGCGCACTGGCGTCCGCGCAGGGCTTCGCGGAACTCGGCTCGGAGCTGCTGGCGGAGATCGCCGCCGAGCTGAACGTCGGTGCGGTGCTGAGCCTGGCCGAGGCCGGCGGGCCGCTGGTGGACACCACGGCGAAGGCACATTTCCGGCCGCTCGGCAAGCGGTTCGGCAAGGGCGTCCAGGACGTCGCGAAGGCGATCGCGGCCGCGGACGCGGCGGCCCTGCAACGGGATCTCGCCGCCGGGACCGCGAGCGTGCTGGTCGGCGGGGAGCCCGTCGCGCTGTCGCCGGACGAAGTCATCGTGACCGAGACGCCGCGTGAAGGCTGGGCGGCGGTCTCCGAAGCGGGCGCCACACTCGCACTGGACCTGGCGCTGACCCCGCAGCTGCGCCGTGCCGGGCTGGCACGCGACGCGATCCGGCTCGTCCAGGAGGCACGCAAGGCCGGCGGCCTTGAGGTGTCCGACCGGATCGAGCTGCGTTACGTGGCGGCGGACGACGACACGGCCGAGGCGCTGGCCGAGCACCACGACCTCGTCGCCGAGGAGGTGCTGGCCACCGTTTTCGCGCCGGGCGAACCGGAGTGGGCGGAGAAACCCCACGAGGAGGCCGGGCTCACCTTCTGGCTCCGCCGCGGCTGATCACGCCTGCCGCGCCGTCCGTTCCAGGAACGCGGCGTGGTCGGCGTCGGCCACCAGCAGCACGGTGTCCAGGCCCGCGGTGACCCATTCCAGGGGCTGCTCGTGCACGCCGTGCGCGCCGACCTCCCGGTAGGTGTCCACAACGGACAGCAGGGTGCCCTCCGCGCCGATCCGCACCCCGGCGATCAGGACGTGGTGCGGCGCGGGCGGACGCCACCGGTTGGTCCACAGTGGAGGGATGCCGGTGGCGAGGTAGTCGGTCAACGCCCGCCGCGGGGTGTCCGGCGCACCCAGCTCCGCCGGATCCAGCCGCGCGAGCACGGCCACCCGCGGCAGGTCCCACAGCTCCAGCAGGAGGTCGAACAGCGCATCGGGCCGCCAGGGCCCGGACACTCCGGCGACTTCGAGCCGGCCGCCGGACAACGTCCGGAGCGCACCGGCGAGCTCCGGCGCGGAAGTCCCCGCGTGGACCGGGTCCCGCGGGACGTCGAGGCGGAAGTCCTGGCGCAGCACGGCACCCGGGGGCGGCGGCGCGAAATCCCGTACCGTGCCCGCGGTGATCGCGACCTCGTCCTGATCGGACCCCGCGACGCCCGCCGCGCGCAGGACCGCGAGCGCGGTGAAAGCGGCCGCGAGACCGTCCTTCTGCGGCATCTCCGCGCGTGCCTCGGCGACCAGCCGCTCGCCGCCGGGAAGCCAGTGCACGCCGGACAGCCCGGTACCGTCCACATCGGAAGACATCACCACGAACAGTTCCACACGGCAGGGTCAGTACCGCCACCGGTGCGCGGCGACGATCTCCTCCGGGGTCCGTTCGGCCGCCCACTGCGCGTCCGAGGCCCGCACGGCGCGGAAAGCACCCAGCAGGTCTTCACCCAGCACCTCGGACACCCGCGGGCAGGCCAGCAGCGCGGCGTCCTGCTCGGCCGGGCTCGCGGGCAACGGCCGCACGGCGCGGGTTTCCCGTTCCGCCTCGCTCCAGGTGCCCGGATCCTCGCCGATGGGCGCGGGCGGGGCCACACCGTCCTCGATTCCGGCCATCCCGGCCGCGAGGACGACGGCCAGCGCGAGGTACGGGTTGGCCGAGGCGTCCGAGGCCTTCAGCTCGACGTTCGCGTGGCTCTCGCCGAGCATCGCCGAGCCGGGTACGTACCGCAGCGGCGCCTCGCGGTTCTCCACGCCCCAGAATCCGTACGCCCCGGCGAAGAACCCCGGCCGCAGCCGCAGCGTGGACGGGACGCTCGGAGCGGTGATGGCGGTCAGCGCGGGCAGATCGCGCAGCAGCCCACCGAGGTAGGCGGCGCCGTCGGCGTCCGGCAAGCCGGTTCCGGCGAGCAGGTTGCGGCCCTTGCGGCGCACGGAAGTGTGCAGGTGCCAGCCGTTGCCGGCGGTGTCGAGGTCGGGCACCGGCGAAAAGCTCACCCGGAGCCCGTGCGCGTGCGCGGCCGCGTGGATGGTCTGGCGGGCGAGCAGCTGGTCGTCGGCCGCGGACAGCGGATCCGTGGCCGCCAGCGACACCTCGAGCTGCGCGGCGCCGTACTCGGCGTGCAGCTGGCCGATCCGCAGGCCGTTCCCGGCGAAGTCGTGCAGGAGCGCCGCCACGAACGCGTCCAAGCCGATCAGCGCGTGCGGGCTGTAGGCGGGGCCGGGATGACCGGGGGCGTCGCCGGCCGTGACCATGAACTCCATCTCGTAACCGGCCCGGAATTCGAGGCCGCGCCGGGCCGCCTCGGCCACCTGCCGTTCGAGCACCGAACGCTGGCAGTACGGCGACGGCGCGCCGTTTACGGTGCGCTGCCAGGCCGGTGCCCACGCGAGCGCGGGCTGTCCGGTCAGCCGGCGGATCCGTTCCACGACCGGGACGAGCCGCAGGTCACCGGACGGCGTCGCCAGCCCGGGATGGGCGTAGGTGATCGCGTCGTGGCTGTCGAACACGGCGAACAGGGTGGTCGCGCCGATCCCGCGGGCCGCCGCGTCGGCCAGCCCGTCGACCGGCACGATCCGCGAACGCGGGATGCCGTTGTTGTCCGCCCAGGCCAGGTGGACGCCGCCGGCTCCCGCCGCGGCCAGGTCCTTCGCCGCCGCCGACGCCGCCTTGGTCATCGCCACCTCCTCGTCGCCGCTTCGCGATTGGTTTCCTCGCGGTTGCCAGTATCCCGGAGCAGCGTGCGTTCAGCCCGGTGGTTCGGCCGGTGGGCCGTCCCGGCCACGCAGCACGAGCCCGGCGACCACGGCCACCGTGCCCAGCGCCTCGGGCAGGCTCGGTATCTGGGCCAGCACCACGAACCCGACCACGCCGGCGGTCACCGGCAGCAGTGCCAGCAGCACCGCGAACCGGGCCTGCCCGAGCCGGCGCAGCACCAGCTGGTCGAGCACGTAGGGCACCACGGTCGAGAGCACCCCGACGCCGATGCCGAGCACGAGCAGCCGTGGCGAAGACCACACCTCGCCGGTGCCGAACGCGAGCGGCGACAGCGCCACCGTGGCCACGGCGAAGCCGATCGCCAGCGCGTCGATGCCGTCCCCGCCGACCGCCACCCGTTTGCCGAGCACGATGTAGCCCGCCCAGGCGGCCGCAGCCGCCAGCGCGAACACCACGCCGAGCGCGCTGCCGGCCAGCTTCACGTCGGCGATCGCGACCACCCCGGCCGCGACCAGCCCGAGCGCGGCGAGGTCGCGGCGGCTGCGCGACCCGGCCGCCGCGACGACCACCGGACCGGCGAACTCCAACGCCACCACCGTGCCCAGCGGCAACCGGGCGATGGCCTCGTAGAACACGACGTTCATCCCGGCCGTCACCAGCCCGAACGTGCCGGCGAGCAGCACCCGCCTCCCCCGCCACGCGGCGCGCGGCGGCCGCCGCCAGGCCAGCAGCACGACGGCCGCGCCGAGACAGCGCAGCCACGCCACCCCGGCAGGGGTGGCGTGCCCGAAAAGCCCGA carries:
- a CDS encoding APC family permease; translated protein: MGVRRTVNVDEVLQRQESGELKRRLKGRDLIGFGVGIIIGTGIFTLAGVEAKSHAGPAVTLSFVIGAVVAALAAICYAELASSVPTAGSAYTYAFATLGEVFAWIIGWDLLLEFALGAAVVSRGWSGYLANLLGLSPEWFGEDAKVNLGAVLIIAVLTVVAVLGIKYSSWLTNLLVIVKVAVCVLIVVVGVFFIKGANLTPFVPPSQPPSGGTAVLEQPVVQAALGMQQSVYGFAGVVAAAAVVFFSYTGFEALANLGEETINPRKDLRVGILGALALCTVLYVAVSIVLTGMVPFTDIDAGAPLAAAFDSVGQHWVGALISLGAVTGLTSVMMVELVTIGRIGFAMGRDGLLPKAIGTTHPRWGTPHRMTIGGAVLIAVLAAFVPIDALSDMVSIGALSAMIIVAVAVPVLRKRRPDLKRPFTVPFSPVLPIIAALACFYLMLNLDVLTWIRFAAWLVLGLLIYFFYGRKHSRLAAREES
- the ileS gene encoding isoleucine--tRNA ligase, with the protein product MYKPVPAQVDLPAVDHEVLDFWRTHDVFARSLEQTAGRPGWIFYEGPPTANGMPGTHHIESRVFKDVFPRHRTMKGYHVARKAGWDCHGLPVELAVEKELGLAGKPDIEKYGIAEFAARCRESVTRHTDAFAELTERMGYWVDLDDAYRTMDPEYIESVWWSLKQIFDQGLLVEDFRVAPWCPRDQTALSDHELAQGYETDVDPSVYVRFPLTSGPLAGTAALLVWTTTPWTLVSNTAVAVHPDVTYVVATDGTERLVVADELVGTALGEGWTRTGESFRGTELERWTYRRPFELVDVPNAHFVILAGYVTTQSGTGLVHQSPAFGADDLASCRAYGLPMVNPVRPDGTFEPRVPLVGGMFFKEADAPLVTDLRERGLLLREQPYEHSYPHCWRCHTALIYYAQPSWYVRTTAVRDKLLRENERTTWHPETIKHGRYGDWLTNNVDWALSRSRYWGTPLPIWRCPDDHLTCVGSLAELSELAGRDVSDVDPHRPYLDEIVFPCHCGKTARRVPEVIDAWYDSGSMPFAQFGYPHRNKELFESSYPAQFICEAIDQTRGWFYTLMSVGTLVFDRSAYENVVCLGHIVAEDGRKMSKHLGNILEPLPLLERHGADAVRWFMAAVGSPWANRRVGDTTLQEAVRKTLMTYWNTVAFQALYGRTAGWMPSAADPAPRERPVLDRWLLSELHDLVRRTDAAMEAFDLQEAGKLLAGFVDDLSNWYVRRSRRRFWRGDPAALATLHEAVRTLTLLLAPITPFVTERVWQDLVVPAEPEAPLSVHLATYPVAEESLVDPALREQMDLARRLVELGRTARAESGMKIRQPLSRALASAQGFAELGSELLAEIAAELNVGAVLSLAEAGGPLVDTTAKAHFRPLGKRFGKGVQDVAKAIAAADAAALQRDLAAGTASVLVGGEPVALSPDEVIVTETPREGWAAVSEAGATLALDLALTPQLRRAGLARDAIRLVQEARKAGGLEVSDRIELRYVAADDDTAEALAEHHDLVAEEVLATVFAPGEPEWAEKPHEEAGLTFWLRRG
- a CDS encoding DUF6885 family protein: MSSDVDGTGLSGVHWLPGGERLVAEARAEMPQKDGLAAAFTALAVLRAAGVAGSDQDEVAITAGTVRDFAPPPPGAVLRQDFRLDVPRDPVHAGTSAPELAGALRTLSGGRLEVAGVSGPWRPDALFDLLLELWDLPRVAVLARLDPAELGAPDTPRRALTDYLATGIPPLWTNRWRPPAPHHVLIAGVRIGAEGTLLSVVDTYREVGAHGVHEQPLEWVTAGLDTVLLVADADHAAFLERTARQA
- a CDS encoding glutamine synthetase family protein; translation: MTKAASAAAKDLAAAGAGGVHLAWADNNGIPRSRIVPVDGLADAAARGIGATTLFAVFDSHDAITYAHPGLATPSGDLRLVPVVERIRRLTGQPALAWAPAWQRTVNGAPSPYCQRSVLERQVAEAARRGLEFRAGYEMEFMVTAGDAPGHPGPAYSPHALIGLDAFVAALLHDFAGNGLRIGQLHAEYGAAQLEVSLAATDPLSAADDQLLARQTIHAAAHAHGLRVSFSPVPDLDTAGNGWHLHTSVRRKGRNLLAGTGLPDADGAAYLGGLLRDLPALTAITAPSVPSTLRLRPGFFAGAYGFWGVENREAPLRYVPGSAMLGESHANVELKASDASANPYLALAVVLAAGMAGIEDGVAPPAPIGEDPGTWSEAERETRAVRPLPASPAEQDAALLACPRVSEVLGEDLLGAFRAVRASDAQWAAERTPEEIVAAHRWRY
- a CDS encoding EamA family transporter, which encodes MYAGAAIAVGLFGHATPAGVAWLRCLGAAVVLLAWRRPPRAAWRGRRVLLAGTFGLVTAGMNVVFYEAIARLPLGTVVALEFAGPVVVAAAGSRSRRDLAALGLVAAGVVAIADVKLAGSALGVVFALAAAAAWAGYIVLGKRVAVGGDGIDALAIGFAVATVALSPLAFGTGEVWSSPRLLVLGIGVGVLSTVVPYVLDQLVLRRLGQARFAVLLALLPVTAGVVGFVVLAQIPSLPEALGTVAVVAGLVLRGRDGPPAEPPG